One segment of Bombus pascuorum chromosome 6, iyBomPasc1.1, whole genome shotgun sequence DNA contains the following:
- the LOC132908307 gene encoding sentrin-specific protease 7-like isoform X1 — protein MAQYYNFVTNASGTLTLEEVQRICSVEGQSVQLVVEDINNGGNGSQQFLAYTTAPQNSGQAIFSQQINLGSQISATQLDQGQNVFIIKTNTNELTSPQGVLKATTVNDNTVGGNIVNIVDNKGSKTFIGCNNDGQQIQWIKMQENSINVNAVSKQNALISEKIQTGNLYENQNNTSSQNLLHGRCELSSSNTEIVKRKPLKSYQNRNRLSTNSVQIGTSSIDKVNVTNNIGTQIPNANASIRASTPLSNKTISPIGQNVTKISTQVHSPLSAIHSRPPAPTLPKSSLKVQQPKMEQTRLKQLQNQRQVQNDQKLQGNNMQRLSNIASQSVQSSLNNPRQQTTTNSVQQKQMSSSSQLQFQKQTTPQKSQYEPSPLSSPSQNVLNTMDVESLESSLLNEKDSINQQSFPSQTDSENGSTESIAYLEKVIHNPTNTKVQPQIQGNTAKMLVMLSNGEQRLITFDIPNEDCTVQDLLEQANIVFCGKTSVSLVSDPMLGINYIVEAAPGAVASYDMGENDSSQDSANTNLDNSHSSPDENSNPVQQNEEPIYIDGMLAVCSHCGISSIDFNRCLRCKRKLPKDVKSISMTTMGIQEKRETMLTIDTFYKKNNERNSSAKLEKLERDGSVYKRGRGRGRGGVSRSRPIHKEPECLTISSDEEEEGKIKRPDGSSNNIFSNDATNSFSEEMETILEKEPVITNNSTSSMSSDYAMESEDIKDNSLQSPHTSLLCRTVRIGSYKYVPRERVIISQTGVRFGVPLLEDDKTFVALEVKIQDIVKVLIHFGKAMPVLFFYTSTNTGAMIRELLGMQDPKGPYYDPAGKDHTHKRITLLPEKLSEESKVVLKSLFSRRRLLEELSSKEANDILVRASPKDKLKIQSTSRKENQTGTTTNSNVNGGIQTITVYPPPPAKGGIAINTEDYLCLGEDQFLNDVIIDFYLKYLTLEVLSESDQHRTHVFSSYFYKRLTSPHAQAGESNVPLSPAAKRHARVQKWTKNVNIFEKDFIIIPINEHAHWFLAIICFPGLVGKVFAQPKRSDENDVRKTVQKSKKLKEVKLQAVTIGSTTLKPVTTTVTIDQGDDGSERDEAEGDDEEMEMDSEDDDESENAENKGLSPNVEPNIQQEKETIKVPCILIFDSLAGASRARVVATLRDYLSCEYVAKMGNEKVFSKDTIKGASLKVPQQSNFTDCGLYVLQYVESFFKNPIKDYTLPIKTLKNWFEEIVVTRKREELSKLLINLMIAGKGDRNITIPTVNFPTQDGKLKTKAENHVDIKSVKTDVEDKKKPILDGENRISNNMPNQTENTEPATEVVGRTTYQIIPYSPCTSSSSSESNSTEMFTETKTPHPRSSSETMSYLKSKRISRLMIKTENQDDSQVAKKHKGESFDSCK, from the exons ATGgcacaatattataatttcgtgACCAATGCCAGTGGTACATTAACACTTGAAGAAGTGCAGAGAATTTGCTCTGTTGAGGGACAAAGTGTACAATTAGTTGTTGAAGACATAAATAATGGTGGTAATGGTTCTCAACAATTTTTGGCTTATACCACTGCACCACAAAACAGCGGGCAAGCGATATTTTCACAGCAAATTAATTTAGGGAGTCAAATTTCTGCAACACAATTGGATCAAGG ACAAAACGTTTTTATAAtcaaaacaaatacaaatgaaTTAACTTCACCCCAAGGTGTATTAAAGGCTACAACAGTAAATGATAATACTGTAGGAGGgaatattgtaaacattgtGGATAATAAAg GTTCCAAAACATTTATAGGTTGTAATAATGATGGACAACAAATACAATGGATAAAAATGCAAGAAAATAGTATTAATGTAAATGCAGTTTCAAAACAGAATGCATTGATATCAGAAAAAATTCAAACTGgcaatttatatgaaaatcaaaataatactTCTTCACAA aatcttcTACATGGACGTTGTGAATTATCTTCTTCGAATactgaaattgtaaaaagaaaaccaCTTAAATCATACCAAAACAGAAATCGATTATCAACAAATAGTGTACAAATAGGAACATCATCCATTGACAAGGTGaatgtaacaaataatattggaACTCAAATACCAAACGCTAATGCGTCTATCAGAGCATCTACACCACTttctaataaaacaattaGTCCCATTGGACAGAATGTGACAAAAATTTCTACACAAGTACATTCTCCTTTGAGTGCAATTCATAGTAGACCTCCAGCTCCTACCTTGCCAAAAAGTTCCTTAAAAGTGCAACAGCCTAAAATGGAACAAACAAGATTAAAACAATTGCAAAATCAAAGGCAGGTGCAAAATGATCAAAAAttacaaggaaataatatGCAGAGATTATCAAATATTGCTTCACAATCAGTGCAAAGTTCATTAAATAATCCACGGCAACAAACAACTACAAATTCAGTACAACAAAAACAAATGTCATCGTCATCACAATTACAATTTCAGAAACAAACCACACCGCAAAAATCTCAGTACGAACCATCACCACTTTCATCTCCATCTCAAAATGTGCTTAATACTATGGATGTTGAATCTCTGGAATCTTCATTGCTCAATGAAAAAGATTCAATAAATCAACAAAGTTTTCCTTCGCAAACTGATTCAGAAAATGGTTCTACTGAAAGTATAGCTTATCTTGAGAAAGTTATTCATAATCCAACAAATACTAAAGTTCAACCTCAAATACAAGGAAATACTGCAAAAATGTTAGTTATGCTTTCAAATGGTGAACAGAGATTAATTACATTTGACATACCTAACGAAGATTGTACAGTTCAAGATTTACTGGAACAG GCAAACATTGTATTTTGTGGAAAAACAAGTGTCTCTTTAGTTTCCGATCCTATGTTGGGTATCAATTACATTGTAGAAGCTGCGCCTGGTGCAGTTGCTTCGTATGATATGGGTGAAAATGATAGTTCTCAAGATAGTGCAAATACTAATTTAGACAATTCTCATAG TTCGCCAGATGAGAATAGTAATCCTGTACAACAAAATGAG GAACCTATATACATTGATGGAATGTTGGCTGTCTGTTCCCATTGTGGTATCAGTTCTATTGACTTTAATCGATGTCTAagatgtaaaagaaaattacctAAAGATGTGAAATCTATATCAATGACAACAATGGGTATtcaagaaaagagagaaactaTGCTAACTATTGAC actttttacaagaaaaataacgaacgaAATTCATCGGCAAAATTAGAGAAACTGGAACGAGATGGGTCTGTGTATAAACGTGGAAGGGGAAGAGGAAGAGGCGGCGTTTCAAGATCAAGGCCTATTCATAAAGAGCCag AGTGTCTGACAATATCATCTGACGAAGAGGAGGAAGGCAAAATTAAAAGACCGGACGGCTCTagtaacaatatattttcaaacgacGCAACTAATAGTTTTAGTGAAGAAATGGAAACCATTCTTGAGAAAGAACCAGTAATTACGAACAATTCTACTTCTAGTATGAGTTCTGATTATGCTATGGAGAGTGAAGATATTAAAG ataattCTCTTCAATCTCCACATACTTCTTTGTTGTGTCGAACAGTAAGGATAGGATCTTATAAATATGTTCCTCGAGAGAGAGTCATAATCTCGCAAACTGGAGTAAGATTTGGTGTACCCCTATTAGAGGATG ATAAAACTTTTGTAGCATTAGAAGTTAAAATCCAAGATATAGTAAAAGTGCTAATTCATTTTGGCAAAGCAATGCCagtgcttttcttttatacatCTACTAATACTGGAGCTATGATTCGCGAATTATTAGGAATGCAGGACCCAAAAGGACCATATTATGATCCTGCTGGAAAAG ATCATACACATAAACGAATAACTTTGCTACCAGAGAAATTATCCGAAGAATCGAAAGTTGTGCTAAAATCTTTGTTTTCACGAAGACGCTTGTTAGAAGAATTAAGCTCAAAGGAGGCAAATGATATCCTTGTACGAGCATCGCCGAAAGAT AAGCTAAAAATACAAAGCACATctagaaaagaaaatcaaactGGAACAACAACTAATTCAAATGTCAATGGTGGTATACAGAC AATAACTGTATATCCTCCACCACCTGCAAAAGGCGGTATAGCGATCAACACTGAAGATTATTTATGTCTTGGAGAGGATCAGTTTTTAAACGATGTAATTATAGACTTctatctaaaatatttgacaTTGGAGGTGTTATCAGAATCTGATCAACATAGAACTCATGTATTcagttcatatttttataaacgatTAACAAGTCCACATGCTCAAGCAGGTGAAAGTAACGTACCTCTTTCACCCGCTGCCAAGAGACATGCAAGAGTACAAAAGTGGACGAAAAACGTTAACatatttgaaaaagatttcattataatacCTATAAATGAACA tgCCCATTGGTTTTTGGCTATTATCTGTTTCCCTGGTTTGGTGGGTAAAGTTTTTGCACAGCCAAAACGAAGCGATGAAAATGATGTTCGCAAGACCGtacaaaaaagtaaaaaattaaaggaagTGAAACTACAAGCTGTCACGATTGGAAGTACAACTCTTAAACCAGTGACAACTACTGTGACTATAGATCAAGGTGATGATGGTTCAGAAAGAGACGAAGCTGAAGGTGATGACGAAGAAATGGAGATGGATAGCGAAGATGAT GATGAATCAGAAAATGCAGAAAATAAAGGTTTATCTCCGAATGTCGAACCAAATATACAACAGGAGAAAGAGACTATAAAAGT accctgcatattaatatttgactCTCTTGCGGGGGCAAGTCGAGCACGCGTAGTAGCTACATTAAGAGATTACTTAAGCTGTGAGTATGTTGCAAAAATGGGAAATGAGAAAGTGTTTTCGAAAGATACTATTAAAGGAGCATCGTTGAAAGTTCCTCAGCAATCAAATTTCACTGATTGCGGATTATATGTATTACAATACGTAGAGAGCTTCTTTAAA aATCCAATTAAAGATTATACGTTGCCAATAAAGACACTGAAAAATTGGTTCGAGGAAATAGTAGTAacaaggaaaagagaagaactCTCTAAACTATTGATTAACTTAATGATTGCAGGAAAAGGAGATAGAAACATAACAATACCAACTGTAAATTTTCCCACGCAAGATGGTAAACTGAAAACTAAGGCTGAGAATCATGTTGATATAAAATCTGTGAAAACAGATGTTGAAGATAAGAAAAAGCCTATACTAGATGGGGAAAATCGTATTAGTAATAATATGCCAAATCAAACAGAAAATACAGAACCAGCTACCGAGGTAGTTGGTAGAACTACATACCAGATCATTCCGTATTCTCCATGTACAAGTTCTAGCTCATCCGAAAGTAATTCAACAGAAATGTTTACTGAGACTAAGACTCCGCATCCAag atCGTCAAGCGAAACAATGTCCTACTTAAAGTCAAAACGGATTTCCAGGTTAATGATAAAAACTGAGAATCAAGATGATTCTCAAGTGGCCAAAAAGCACAAAGGAGAATCATTTGATTcttgtaaataa
- the LOC132908307 gene encoding sentrin-specific protease 7-like isoform X3 — translation MQENSINVNAVSKQNALISEKIQTGNLYENQNNTSSQNLLHGRCELSSSNTEIVKRKPLKSYQNRNRLSTNSVQIGTSSIDKVNVTNNIGTQIPNANASIRASTPLSNKTISPIGQNVTKISTQVHSPLSAIHSRPPAPTLPKSSLKVQQPKMEQTRLKQLQNQRQVQNDQKLQGNNMQRLSNIASQSVQSSLNNPRQQTTTNSVQQKQMSSSSQLQFQKQTTPQKSQYEPSPLSSPSQNVLNTMDVESLESSLLNEKDSINQQSFPSQTDSENGSTESIAYLEKVIHNPTNTKVQPQIQGNTAKMLVMLSNGEQRLITFDIPNEDCTVQDLLEQANIVFCGKTSVSLVSDPMLGINYIVEAAPGAVASYDMGENDSSQDSANTNLDNSHSSPDENSNPVQQNEEPIYIDGMLAVCSHCGISSIDFNRCLRCKRKLPKDVKSISMTTMGIQEKRETMLTIDTFYKKNNERNSSAKLEKLERDGSVYKRGRGRGRGGVSRSRPIHKEPECLTISSDEEEEGKIKRPDGSSNNIFSNDATNSFSEEMETILEKEPVITNNSTSSMSSDYAMESEDIKDNSLQSPHTSLLCRTVRIGSYKYVPRERVIISQTGVRFGVPLLEDDKTFVALEVKIQDIVKVLIHFGKAMPVLFFYTSTNTGAMIRELLGMQDPKGPYYDPAGKDHTHKRITLLPEKLSEESKVVLKSLFSRRRLLEELSSKEANDILVRASPKDKLKIQSTSRKENQTGTTTNSNVNGGIQTITVYPPPPAKGGIAINTEDYLCLGEDQFLNDVIIDFYLKYLTLEVLSESDQHRTHVFSSYFYKRLTSPHAQAGESNVPLSPAAKRHARVQKWTKNVNIFEKDFIIIPINEHAHWFLAIICFPGLVGKVFAQPKRSDENDVRKTVQKSKKLKEVKLQAVTIGSTTLKPVTTTVTIDQGDDGSERDEAEGDDEEMEMDSEDDDESENAENKGLSPNVEPNIQQEKETIKVPCILIFDSLAGASRARVVATLRDYLSCEYVAKMGNEKVFSKDTIKGASLKVPQQSNFTDCGLYVLQYVESFFKNPIKDYTLPIKTLKNWFEEIVVTRKREELSKLLINLMIAGKGDRNITIPTVNFPTQDGKLKTKAENHVDIKSVKTDVEDKKKPILDGENRISNNMPNQTENTEPATEVVGRTTYQIIPYSPCTSSSSSESNSTEMFTETKTPHPRSSSETMSYLKSKRISRLMIKTENQDDSQVAKKHKGESFDSCK, via the exons ATGCAAGAAAATAGTATTAATGTAAATGCAGTTTCAAAACAGAATGCATTGATATCAGAAAAAATTCAAACTGgcaatttatatgaaaatcaaaataatactTCTTCACAA aatcttcTACATGGACGTTGTGAATTATCTTCTTCGAATactgaaattgtaaaaagaaaaccaCTTAAATCATACCAAAACAGAAATCGATTATCAACAAATAGTGTACAAATAGGAACATCATCCATTGACAAGGTGaatgtaacaaataatattggaACTCAAATACCAAACGCTAATGCGTCTATCAGAGCATCTACACCACTttctaataaaacaattaGTCCCATTGGACAGAATGTGACAAAAATTTCTACACAAGTACATTCTCCTTTGAGTGCAATTCATAGTAGACCTCCAGCTCCTACCTTGCCAAAAAGTTCCTTAAAAGTGCAACAGCCTAAAATGGAACAAACAAGATTAAAACAATTGCAAAATCAAAGGCAGGTGCAAAATGATCAAAAAttacaaggaaataatatGCAGAGATTATCAAATATTGCTTCACAATCAGTGCAAAGTTCATTAAATAATCCACGGCAACAAACAACTACAAATTCAGTACAACAAAAACAAATGTCATCGTCATCACAATTACAATTTCAGAAACAAACCACACCGCAAAAATCTCAGTACGAACCATCACCACTTTCATCTCCATCTCAAAATGTGCTTAATACTATGGATGTTGAATCTCTGGAATCTTCATTGCTCAATGAAAAAGATTCAATAAATCAACAAAGTTTTCCTTCGCAAACTGATTCAGAAAATGGTTCTACTGAAAGTATAGCTTATCTTGAGAAAGTTATTCATAATCCAACAAATACTAAAGTTCAACCTCAAATACAAGGAAATACTGCAAAAATGTTAGTTATGCTTTCAAATGGTGAACAGAGATTAATTACATTTGACATACCTAACGAAGATTGTACAGTTCAAGATTTACTGGAACAG GCAAACATTGTATTTTGTGGAAAAACAAGTGTCTCTTTAGTTTCCGATCCTATGTTGGGTATCAATTACATTGTAGAAGCTGCGCCTGGTGCAGTTGCTTCGTATGATATGGGTGAAAATGATAGTTCTCAAGATAGTGCAAATACTAATTTAGACAATTCTCATAG TTCGCCAGATGAGAATAGTAATCCTGTACAACAAAATGAG GAACCTATATACATTGATGGAATGTTGGCTGTCTGTTCCCATTGTGGTATCAGTTCTATTGACTTTAATCGATGTCTAagatgtaaaagaaaattacctAAAGATGTGAAATCTATATCAATGACAACAATGGGTATtcaagaaaagagagaaactaTGCTAACTATTGAC actttttacaagaaaaataacgaacgaAATTCATCGGCAAAATTAGAGAAACTGGAACGAGATGGGTCTGTGTATAAACGTGGAAGGGGAAGAGGAAGAGGCGGCGTTTCAAGATCAAGGCCTATTCATAAAGAGCCag AGTGTCTGACAATATCATCTGACGAAGAGGAGGAAGGCAAAATTAAAAGACCGGACGGCTCTagtaacaatatattttcaaacgacGCAACTAATAGTTTTAGTGAAGAAATGGAAACCATTCTTGAGAAAGAACCAGTAATTACGAACAATTCTACTTCTAGTATGAGTTCTGATTATGCTATGGAGAGTGAAGATATTAAAG ataattCTCTTCAATCTCCACATACTTCTTTGTTGTGTCGAACAGTAAGGATAGGATCTTATAAATATGTTCCTCGAGAGAGAGTCATAATCTCGCAAACTGGAGTAAGATTTGGTGTACCCCTATTAGAGGATG ATAAAACTTTTGTAGCATTAGAAGTTAAAATCCAAGATATAGTAAAAGTGCTAATTCATTTTGGCAAAGCAATGCCagtgcttttcttttatacatCTACTAATACTGGAGCTATGATTCGCGAATTATTAGGAATGCAGGACCCAAAAGGACCATATTATGATCCTGCTGGAAAAG ATCATACACATAAACGAATAACTTTGCTACCAGAGAAATTATCCGAAGAATCGAAAGTTGTGCTAAAATCTTTGTTTTCACGAAGACGCTTGTTAGAAGAATTAAGCTCAAAGGAGGCAAATGATATCCTTGTACGAGCATCGCCGAAAGAT AAGCTAAAAATACAAAGCACATctagaaaagaaaatcaaactGGAACAACAACTAATTCAAATGTCAATGGTGGTATACAGAC AATAACTGTATATCCTCCACCACCTGCAAAAGGCGGTATAGCGATCAACACTGAAGATTATTTATGTCTTGGAGAGGATCAGTTTTTAAACGATGTAATTATAGACTTctatctaaaatatttgacaTTGGAGGTGTTATCAGAATCTGATCAACATAGAACTCATGTATTcagttcatatttttataaacgatTAACAAGTCCACATGCTCAAGCAGGTGAAAGTAACGTACCTCTTTCACCCGCTGCCAAGAGACATGCAAGAGTACAAAAGTGGACGAAAAACGTTAACatatttgaaaaagatttcattataatacCTATAAATGAACA tgCCCATTGGTTTTTGGCTATTATCTGTTTCCCTGGTTTGGTGGGTAAAGTTTTTGCACAGCCAAAACGAAGCGATGAAAATGATGTTCGCAAGACCGtacaaaaaagtaaaaaattaaaggaagTGAAACTACAAGCTGTCACGATTGGAAGTACAACTCTTAAACCAGTGACAACTACTGTGACTATAGATCAAGGTGATGATGGTTCAGAAAGAGACGAAGCTGAAGGTGATGACGAAGAAATGGAGATGGATAGCGAAGATGAT GATGAATCAGAAAATGCAGAAAATAAAGGTTTATCTCCGAATGTCGAACCAAATATACAACAGGAGAAAGAGACTATAAAAGT accctgcatattaatatttgactCTCTTGCGGGGGCAAGTCGAGCACGCGTAGTAGCTACATTAAGAGATTACTTAAGCTGTGAGTATGTTGCAAAAATGGGAAATGAGAAAGTGTTTTCGAAAGATACTATTAAAGGAGCATCGTTGAAAGTTCCTCAGCAATCAAATTTCACTGATTGCGGATTATATGTATTACAATACGTAGAGAGCTTCTTTAAA aATCCAATTAAAGATTATACGTTGCCAATAAAGACACTGAAAAATTGGTTCGAGGAAATAGTAGTAacaaggaaaagagaagaactCTCTAAACTATTGATTAACTTAATGATTGCAGGAAAAGGAGATAGAAACATAACAATACCAACTGTAAATTTTCCCACGCAAGATGGTAAACTGAAAACTAAGGCTGAGAATCATGTTGATATAAAATCTGTGAAAACAGATGTTGAAGATAAGAAAAAGCCTATACTAGATGGGGAAAATCGTATTAGTAATAATATGCCAAATCAAACAGAAAATACAGAACCAGCTACCGAGGTAGTTGGTAGAACTACATACCAGATCATTCCGTATTCTCCATGTACAAGTTCTAGCTCATCCGAAAGTAATTCAACAGAAATGTTTACTGAGACTAAGACTCCGCATCCAag atCGTCAAGCGAAACAATGTCCTACTTAAAGTCAAAACGGATTTCCAGGTTAATGATAAAAACTGAGAATCAAGATGATTCTCAAGTGGCCAAAAAGCACAAAGGAGAATCATTTGATTcttgtaaataa